The nucleotide sequence CGCGCTCCTCTGGGTCCTCAAGGAGTTCCGCGACGAGGAGTTCCGCTTCTTCCTCAATCTCGCCCATCCGGGGCAGATGCTGCGGTACGTCCGAGGGGAGCTGAAGCGGTAGGCCTCCCCGAGAAACCGCCAACCTTTAAATGAAAAGGCAGGAATGGTCCGCCGATGTCCGCCGCCCACGGCTCCGACGCTCCCGAGAGCGTGAGCGTCGTGGTGACCGTGCGCAACGAGCAGCGGCACATCTCGGACCTCCTCGACAGCCTGGTCGTCCAGGAAGGCCCGCTCGAAATCCTCGTCGTCGACGCCGCGAGCACGGACAAGACGCGCTCGATCGTTCGGCAGTACGCCGAGCGATTTCCCTTCGTGCGCCTCCTCGAGCGCGCCGGCACGCGCGCCGAATCCCGAAACTACGGCGTGAAGGAGTCCCGGAGCGCGATCGTCGCGTTCATCGACGGCGACTGCATCGCGAATCCGTTCTGGCTCCGCGAGCTCCGCCGCCAGCTGCGCCACTCGGACGTCGCCGCGGGACGGACCATCCAGATCGGCTATTGGGCGTTCGAGGCGCTGCACCGCGTCGAGCTGGGCCACCGCGGCTACGACGTCACGTTCCCCTCCTGCAATCTCGCCTACAAGCGGGGCCTCTTCGAAAAGATCGGAGGCTTCGACGGCTGGTTCCACACGGCCGAGGACATCGATCTGAACTATCGCGCCGTGGACACGGGCGCGACCATCGGCTACGTCGAGGACGCCATCGTGTATCACCGCGCGCGCGACACCTTCGGGAAGTTCTTCAAGCAGGCTTATTGGAACGGCTACGGCCGCAAGCAGCTCACGCTCAAGCACGGCAACCTCTGGTCGTCGTACTCGTTCAAGCGGATGTTCCGCCAGCAGCTCAACTTCTGGGGCGTCCTGCGCCTCGCGAGCGCGAGCCTCGGCTACATCGCGGGTCTTCTCAAGGAGGGAAGCTACCCTGGCCGAGCCGCGTGAGCGCAAGCTCGTCTCCGTCGTGATCCCCGCCCTCAACGAGGAGGCGGGCATCGGCAAGGTCATCGACCAGGTGCCGCGCGAGGCGCTCGCCCGCCTCGGATACGACGTGGAGGTCATCGTCGTCGACGGCGAATCGCGCGATCGCACGCGCGACATCGCCGAAGCGAAGGGCGCGCGCGTGATCATCGAACCGCGCAAGGGCTACGGCCGCGCCTACAAGACAGGCTTCGACCGCGCGCGCGGCGACGTCATCGTGACCGCCGACGCGGACACGACGTATCCGGTGGAGACGCTTCACGAGCTGGTCGCGCGCCTCGACCGCGAAGGGCTCGACTTCATCACGACGAACCGCTTCGCGCGCCTCGCCCCGGGGGCGATGAGCGCGAAGCACCGCATCGGCAACTGGGTCCTCACGACCACCGCGAAGACGCTCTTCCTCGTCCGCATCGACGATTCGCAGAGCGGGATGTGGGCCTTCCGTCGCTCGATCCTCCCGAAGCTGCGCCTCACGAGCGACGGCATGCCGCTCAGCGAGGAGATCAAGATCGAAGCCTTCCGGGCGGACGGCGTCAGGGCCGCCGAGGTTCCGATCGAGTATCGCGTCCGCGTCGGCGAGGTCAAGCTCTCGTCGTTCAAGGACGGCTGGCGCAACCTCTCGTTCCTCTGGAAGAAGCGGCTCGGCATCGCCGAGCCCGAAAGCTGATCAGCCGGCGAGCTTCGCGACGAGCGTCCAGTTCGCGTCGGGTATCGCGAGATGCGCGATCTCCCAGGGGGCGACCCACCGG is from Candidatus Thermoplasmatota archaeon and encodes:
- a CDS encoding glycosyltransferase; translated protein: MSAAHGSDAPESVSVVVTVRNEQRHISDLLDSLVVQEGPLEILVVDAASTDKTRSIVRQYAERFPFVRLLERAGTRAESRNYGVKESRSAIVAFIDGDCIANPFWLRELRRQLRHSDVAAGRTIQIGYWAFEALHRVELGHRGYDVTFPSCNLAYKRGLFEKIGGFDGWFHTAEDIDLNYRAVDTGATIGYVEDAIVYHRARDTFGKFFKQAYWNGYGRKQLTLKHGNLWSSYSFKRMFRQQLNFWGVLRLASASLGYIAGLLKEGSYPGRAA
- a CDS encoding glycosyltransferase family 2 protein yields the protein MIPALNEEAGIGKVIDQVPREALARLGYDVEVIVVDGESRDRTRDIAEAKGARVIIEPRKGYGRAYKTGFDRARGDVIVTADADTTYPVETLHELVARLDREGLDFITTNRFARLAPGAMSAKHRIGNWVLTTTAKTLFLVRIDDSQSGMWAFRRSILPKLRLTSDGMPLSEEIKIEAFRADGVRAAEVPIEYRVRVGEVKLSSFKDGWRNLSFLWKKRLGIAEPES